The genomic stretch cgtcgatgacgatgacgccccccggcggcgaagCGCTGTTCCGGCTAGAAACGCCGGAGGGcggcggggactccggccagggcgaccactgcgccctttcccaggcggagtgcgggtccggcgggctcgccggcctacgCAGCcgcgccctccgcgcggactccttgcggagctgctcctcctcctcctccgcccggagcgcggcccggcgctcctcctccgccaggagcgcggcacggcgctcctcctcctcccggagcgccgcctggcgcGTGTCCTCCTCCTGTCAGCGcgccatctcgaggaaggcccacgcctccgcctgggcgttcTCGTGGGCCTTCCTGGCCTTCTCCGCCAGGGCAGaggcgcgcagcgtctcggcgaggtgcggccatttggccagctcgtcgaggtcgcactgctcgcgggacgccgccagcgccgcctgcagctccgggtcgtcttcgtcctcctgcTGCTGGGGCTGCGGCTACGGCTGCTGCTGGGGCTGCGACTGCGGCTCGTCGATGtacaggccgccggggcggcggcctgcccgccttgcaggtgtgcgcggctgcgcgcgaggccgcgccgtcgccgacgtgaagcacgtgtgccggcacgcatcgtgctccacctcgaaccacaagtcccaattgggacttgcgtcgccgtacgcggggtcctcctggaggtccgccgccagctgcgcgcggcgcctccggatctccgcgacgcgggcgcggcctgacgccgggatgggcggcaccggaacccgatgcgggctcgggtgccggccgtggggaggtgcacgtcccccacggcattgggacgccggcgtccccgaacatctgcgccaccgctacggtgacgtagatccggtcgcgtctgggcgtcgccggcggccccatggcgaacgccggcggcgcgactggccggctgctgccggcctcgtggtcgttggcggacggcggGAACtcacgcttcggggccatggcggcgcggaagcttcgagctcgcgcgtgcggccggagtggatagtgaggactggatagggacagtccccctccccagtccacatttaataggactggggcaccgataTGTGGGCCAGCCAGGCGGACcaagcggacacgcgaggacgccgcgtgccatccgcggccacacaAATCCGTCCCAGATTtgagccgggtttgcgtcgttccggacgccgcggccatccgcttttgcggtgcgtcccagcgttgggccgcatttttgtccggctcgacccatccggacgcgcgggcgcggaatgggtcgccccgttggagatgcccttacaaccACGCCCCGTTTAGTACTCCTAAAATAACCTTTAGAAAGCTACTCTACTGCATATATTAGATGTAAACTAATGTCAGCCGCGGCTCCCATCTTCTTGCTTCGACAATGCGATCCACTACACTATCCGGTGCCACTAGCCGAACCCTACCTGCAAGGGCTTGTTGGCAGTCGAAGAACAAAGCGAtgtccatgccacataggatataGACATGCGGGTTAGGTCGGTCATTGGCATATCGGTTGACCATGGTTCAGGACGGAGGCGGGCGAGACATTCCGTCTCCGCCGCGTCTTCTCCACGTGGCGGCGTTATTGCGCACCATCGCGCTTATCTCCCCTTCTCGCATCTGCTTCCTGCCTCTGTTTCCTGCCCAGAGCTTCCGCTATAAAGAAAGACCGTCGCGCGACGAGCAAAACCATGCTCACTTCTCGGTGCTTCACGCCTCCCTCGCCCGCAAAGATGTCACACCGCCTACCGACCACGTACATCATGCTCGCCCACTACATCCAGCCGGCGCCGAACCCATTTCCACCAACTTCGAACAATGAAGACGAGTTCTACTACGACGAGGATGCAATGGAGGAGGAGCCATTGTCGATCGACCCAGAGCAAGCAGCGGTCCTCGTATCCTATGAGATCACACACCAGGAGAGGATCGTCGTCGCTGTCATCGGGGATACAAACGTGGCACTCGTGCATCTCATAAGCTCGATCTGATGATGTTGTCGGACTAAACTCTTCACTTGTAGTACTCCCTAGGTTCAAAGTTGACTCGCGTTTTAGATTTAGTAAAACTTAAACATTTTAAGTTTGACCACATATTTAAgaacaaatatcaacatctacaatatacAGCCTATTGTATTAGAGAGTCACCATGAACTATACTTTCACACATATGCATTTTGGTACTACAAATACTGATATATTTTTATAgctttagttaaactttataaAAATTGACTTTGATTAAATCTTAAAGCGTAAGGTAAATAAAAAACTGAGACCAGACAGTCCGTGAAATTTAAGGTGATATATACTCAAGTTGCGAGGAACAGTTGGCAAGGCGCGGTAGGAGAGCCAGATTTGAAAGCACCAACTCAAGACCGTGGCGTGTCCGGTAGGAGTCGGATCATGTGATGGGATGACGACTTTTTATTTGGTCGGTCGGCCAGTTGCGCACGGGCGGCCTCGGCGCGCGGTGCGGTGCGGTGGCATCGCCCGCTCCTCTCGCTCTTGGATCCAGCGGAAACGAGAACCGAAAAAAAAACAACGACGCCACTTTCACTGGGAGCTGGCACGTCACGAACCACTGAGAGAGCGCGCTTTCCGATCGAGCTCGACATTTTCTCGTCCGCTTCACGGCTCGATAGACGGTACAATATCGTAATCACACAATTAGCCAAAGAGATTGGAAAATAAATACCAGTATACGCGGTCATCTGCAGAGAGGTAGTGGTACGTAGGATCTCAGGCCTCGTTACAATATTGAAGTTACACAAAAATGAAAGAGTTTTTATCATCTATGTCACTGTGACCAACATGAATCTAGTATGGCTATTTAACCGATCGAAACCTCAATCTTGCTCTTGCTCTGTTATAACATTTCTCATTTTTGCCattccatcatctccaccatttgTCTATAATCAGTTTTGACATTTGAAGAGTGGATACAATCAGAAAAACCATTTAACATGTTAAAGGGGCATACATTCCATGTTTAGAAATTATAATTACCAACAAAGAATTATACAAAGGCCCATCTCCACAAATTCCAACATTTGGTCTAAAACAAATATTGTTGGTGGTATACATGAATTGTGATAAGTAACAATTCACTAGTCTTGCTAGAAAATTTCGGAGAAAGCATTTATAACAACTAAGGAGCTACGGGCTGCTTCAGTGAACATATGATCTTCTTCTGGTTTAATTCTTCAATTGGCTCATCTCTCGCTTCACGCTCGTGTCGGTGGATAGTGGCGGCTTCTTTTTCCACATCAGTGGTGGAGGGAAATATCACCGGAGACACCGCGGTGTGGCGTTTTGCGGGCATCTAGAGACACCATGGCATGGTGAATTGCTGCTTTGGATATGTTAAAGTGATGACGTGTAGGTCCAACCAATAAGTGAGATATAAAAAAAAGACAAATGCATGGAGAACCTGGAATGGCAAAACTGATTACATACTAACACTGGAGATGGCGGAATGGATAAATGGAGGAGTGTTGTAATGGAGTAGTGGTAAAATTGAGGTTTTAATTGGTCAAATGGCAAAACTAAGATCTCGATCTGTCATAGCGCCAAGTATGATAAATACCCCAAAAAAAATGTCGAACAATGTACACACCTCAGACCACGATATTCCCTTCACTCCAACTCTCAGAAGACACATGGATAGAGTTCCATGCCCCCTGTTAACGCCGCCCCAAATCTTCACCGCCTCCCTGGCTAGGGCCTAGAGGTTGGATGGATCCTGGTCCTTGACTCCTTGTTGGCAGGAGGGATCCGTTTGTTGATATATTTTTTAAGATGTGTTAGGGTCCGTGTCCGATTTAGAAAGACGTGGCGGCAACTCTCTGAAGATCGAATAAAGTCCTTCTCGATCCTAGTCTTTGTCAGTGAGAGGGAACCGTTTGTTGATATGTTTTCTTAGTGGGGTTAAGGTTTGCGTATGATTTAGAAATATGTTGTGGCGGTTCTCTCAGGAGATCGAATAAATTCCTCCTGTTTTTTCCATGTCCCGACGTTGTTTGCTACATGCGTTTGTGTGTCTTGGACTGATATCGTTGGATTTTGGTCGGTGTTTCTTCTGATATACGTTTCTCTTTTATCAGCGACAAGTGTTACCCTTGTGCGGTGGTCTTTTGGTACTTATCACAACTGATACGACAAGTTTTGCCGAACTCCAATAAGGGACATGGGAGGACGGTGGTGCGCCTTTTGCTCGCTCCAGTGTGTACTCGTCGCTAGGTGGACCTGATTATATTTTTTTTGGGATTTTTTGTACAGTCGTTCAAGAATTGTGAATTGGGTAGACCTTTTGTATAAGAAAAAAAAGTTTGCCGATGGGTTAAAAAATACTACTAGTACTagtaataaaaagaaaagaaaaaatagcaAGGCATGATGGAGTGGTCGCCAGCTGCACAGACTGCGGTAGCGCAAAAGAGGCGAAGATGCTGCGGCGTTGGACATGTCCCGATCGGTGTTCCGCCCAGCAGTCGGTTTTGCCGTGGCTCTGAATTCCCGGCGATCGGTTTGCCCCCGCGCCGGAAAGGTAGGGGCATGGGGTGAGAGGAACAAGGCACAAGATTCGCCCATTTCCGGGTCGTGCAATCAGTTGTTGCCAACTTACAGGGACACAAATGCCTTGTCCTCTTCTCCTTCCCCTGCCCAAAAAACTTACGATGTGTCGTCGCGTTGCTTGCTCCAGAGCAGACGGGGATAGGCATGGACGGAAATGTGACGAGGACTTTTGTCCTTGTTTGGTTTTGCAGAGATgcctttaataattgttattactaCTCTACTAGTAGTAGCGTTTCCGACCAAGAACAATCAGTTTTTTTTCCAAGAAGCTGAGAATATTGCAATTGAAAAGGAAAACATCAAGGAACGTGATGCAACTGAGAATATCGCAAGTGAAAATTCAACAAGGATAATCTAGCGCATTGTTGGGGCTGGCAATCAGCAGGGGACGAAACGGAAACAGACGCAACTGCATTTTTTTTGTTGCTGCTTGTGCTAATAATAAATGAAAGAGCAGGAAAACCCTCTGCCCTACCACTCTTGTCACCACTTGTTACTTCCTAGTAGTCCACACAGGCCACAGCCATCATAGCCGCGGCCCACCGACAGCAAACAAAGCGGACCATGCCCCACGCCCATTTATCACCGACATGTCGGCCCCAGCCGTCCGGGTCCCACCAGTCATGCGGGTACACCGTAAGTCTCGGTGCTGGCTGTTGGCCCAGCCGATCCGCTCCACTCGGCCACTGCAGCAAGCAGCGAAGCGGAAGCCTATCTAATGGCCGAGAACACATCCAAGCACTCGCCATAATTCCAAACCACTGTGCcgctctctcctcctcctcctcgccgtcctcgcaAGAACACGGCGAAAAATCGGGGCTTTTGGGTTCCGGACGCCCGAAGATCGTATTTAATTTCCGGTTTTGACCGGCCGGCGGAGGGAAGGGGATGCGGCGTGGTGGTGGTCTGATGTAGATTTCCTTTTCCAGCCTTGTCTGCTCTGCTCGCGTTCACATCTCTCGCTTGCACAGAGCTTTCTGATCTGCCAACTGGAGAACGAGGCCATGCGCGCCGCCCCAACACGAGGTACTACCCTATTCCCCTTTCTTGCTTCTCATGATTCGGTCCGGTTGCTTCGCCGCCGTGTATGTGTGTTCGTGTCCGTGATTGCGATGGGTTGATTGCGTGTGGGACTTCGGTTGTTCGAGTGATTGCAAATTGATGCAAGCCATGGTGGTGAGCAGGTCTGCTGAACGGGGAGTGATCGCGTCCGGTGCCTGCCTGCTGCGGAGATGAAGGAGGAGAGGTGCCTGGACCCGCAGCTGTGGCACGCCTGCGCGGGCGGCATGGTGCAGATGCCCACGCCGCGCGCCCGCGTCTTCTACTTCCCGCAGGGCCACGCCGAGCACGCCAACGGCGGAGGCGTGGCCGCCGCCGAGCTCGCGGCGGCGCTCGGCCCGCGCCCGCTCCCGCCGCTCGTGCTCTGCTCCGTCGCCGGGGTGCGCTTCCTGGCCGATCCGGACACGGACGAGGTGTTCGCTAAGATCCGCCTCGTGCCCGTCGGCGCCGGCGACCCGGGCCTCCGGGACCCCGACCCGCTCGCCCCCGACCAGCCGGAGGCGCGCGAGAAGCTCGCCTCCTTCGCCAAGACGCTCACCCAGTCCGACGCCAACAACGGCGGCGGCTTCTCCGTGCCCCGCTACTGCGCCGAGACCATCTTCCCCAAGCTCGACTACCGGGCCGACCCGCCCGTGCAGACGGTGCTCGCCAAGGACGTGCACGGGGAGGTCTGGAAGTTCCGCCACATCTACCGGGGAACCCCGCGCAGGCACCTGCTCACCACGGGATGGAGCACCTTCGTCAACCAGAAGAAGCTCGTCGCGGGGGACTCCATCGTCTTCCTGCGCACCGAGCACGGAGAGCTCTGCGTCGGGATTCGCCGCGCAAAGCGGGTCACATGCGGCGGCATGGAGTGCATATCCGGATGGAACGCCCCAGGGTACGGCGGGTTCTCGGCCTTCCTCAAGGACGAGGAGAACAAGATGATGAGTGGCCCCGGAGGAGGAGGGTATGTCAAGGGCAGGGGGAAGGTCAAGATCGCCGACGTCGTCGAGGCTGCCAGCCTTGCGGCCAGCGGCCAGCCGTTTGAGGTGGTCTACTACCCGAGAGCTAGCACGCCCGAGTTTGTTGTCAAGGCAGCGGCCATGCAGGCTGCCATGAGGATCCACTGGTGCCCTGGGATGAGATTCAAGATGGCCTTTGAGACCGAGGACTCCTCAAGAATTAGCTGGTTCATGGGGACTATATCATCGGTCCAGGTCGCTGATCCCATCAGATGGCAAAATTCTCCGTGGAGGCTTCTTCAGGTTAGCTCGATTTGACGATATTCATACTAGTAGTTGCATTTCATCTCCTTCTTCTTTAaatgcattgtttttttttttacattccCGGGAACTGCAATAGATGAATGGACTGCATTAATGACCCAAGCTTGCTGTTTCAAAGTGCTAACATAACATAAGTATGAAATCTCTCGTTGAGATGCTTGATTGGTAGGTAGCATGTAAAAAACATGACCTGCATACAAGTATTTTGCTTTCCCACAACGTTGCCATAATATAAGATCTTGGTAATGGAAAGATTCTTAAAACCCTGCTAGCTACAAATTAATCAATGAATTAGTTGAACAGACGGCTAAGATTTCAGCCGGACGATGAATTGGTTGTACAATCAGTAAAGCTGTTGGGGAACCAGAATTCTCAAGTGCATActatttatgaaaggaaaggcttGTGGTCCTTTAGTAGCTTTATTGTTGGTATTCCAAATTTGATTGTCATTGTGCCTGCTCTCTTAACATGAATCATTTTTGTCAATAGTGTGttcctacctttaaaacttttagTAAGCATCCTAATTTCTTCCATTCGTCACCCGTGGTTACTTAAATGCCACAGCTGTATTTGGTCTTTAGCATGGAAAACGTCCTGCAAAAGAAAGATAGCATGCAAAACATGACCAGCATACAACAGTATTATGCTTTCCCACAACGTTGCCATAGTATTAGATCTTGGCAGTGAAAAGATTCCCAAAGCCCTGCTATCTATAAATTAACCGATGAATTAGTTAACAGCTGGCTTATATTTCAGCTGGGCAATGAATTGGTGGAACAATAAGTAAAGATGTTGGGGATCCAGAATTCTCAATACTAGTTTTGAAAGGAAAGTCTTGTGGTCCTTTAGTATTACTATCGGTCTTCCAAATTTGGATTGTCCTTTGCGTGCTCTCTTAAGTATGTATCTTCTTTGTCAATATCTGAGCTTCTAAACTTCAGTTTTCACTGATGGTTGCTCACATGTCACACCTTAGTGTTCGGTCTTTAGTACCCAACATGAAGCATCCAAAATGCATGGGAATACTTGATAAACTTTGAACTAGGAATGGGATTGCTGAGCACTGTTAGAAGTGATCAATAGATGAGAAGCTACTTGTCTAATTACATTAACCTAGGATAGGGGAATAATGGTACATCAATCTAATAAAGAAGCTGGTCATTTGGAATAATGGTACATTAACCTAGGATAGGAAATAAAGGTAAAAAAAATACCCTACAAAAGCTACATCAACTGTCATATTTATTCAGTTGGTCATTTGGACTTTATTCTGTACAAATGACTAAGAGTACAGTTGAGATTGGGGCAGGGTCTTCATTTCCAGCAGCTTCGTTTCTGGTCATTCATATGTTTCAGTTTTTTCTTAAGCGTTTACACCCAAAATCCTACTGGCATTTTATAAGCAAATGCAATAAAGTAGTTTATATGaaattgtactgcatgctatttttAAATAAATATGGGATAGTAGTTCTAGAGTACTAATAAAATTTCAAAGGTGGGAAGTGAATTAGAATGTCGGTCAAAAGGCTTAGTCGGTCATGTACTTCGCCAACGGTCCATGCTTAAGGTACCTGGTCCTCCCTATAGCTGAAAGTACTACCTTACATATGTCTCTGATCAGTCCTGTCCTCCAACTATAAGGTGTCTGTTTGTACCTCAGGAAATAGTTGTTGAACTAAGGAAATTAGTACAAGCGGCAGTTGGACATAAACATGCTAGCTCTATTTATCTgccatatatatacatattggtaATTTGGTACTTCATGGAATTTTACCTCATTGTCCACTTTATTCGCCAATGTTTGGATAGTGAGTGGTGACTTACTAGTAATGTGTAAGTGAGATATTGAAGGGTTCATATTTATTTTCAGTTATAGCAGTATGAAATTGAGCCATCAACTGTAGTTGGTCACTCTTCCTGTCATGGAATTTTACTTCAGTAACTGCAGCAAGTCTCTTCGTTGACATGGTTCATGGTTGCATAATTCTTTCAGGTCACATGGGATGAACCCGACTTGTTGCAGAATGTGAAATGTGTCAGCCCATGGCTTGTGGAGCTTGTATCAAGCATTCCACCTATCCATTTGGGACCATTTTCACCTCCACGAAAGAAGTTACGGGTTCCCCAACATCCAGATTTCCCATTTGATGGTCATCTGTTTAATCCCATTTTCCATGGGAACCCACTTGGTCCTAGCAACAGCCACCTATGCTGTTACCCGGACAACTCTCCTGCAAGCATACAGGGAGCCAGGCATGCTCAATTTGGTTTACCATTGACAGATCATCAGCTTAATAAGCTGCACCTCGGTCTGTTCCAGGGCGGCGGTTTTAACCGGTTCGACGCCCTAACCCCGTCTTCTCGGATACCCAAGGGATTTGTGATCAGCAGCGCACCAGCCCATGACAGTGTCTCTTGCGTGTTGACGATTGGTACACCACAGAGCGCAGAAAAATCTGATGACAGAAAGACACCACACATAATGTTGTTTGGAAAGGCTATCCTTACCGAGCAGCAGATAACCTCAAGTGGATCAAGAGAGACACTTTCCTCTGGGGCTACTGGAAACAGTTCTCCTAAGGGCAATGCGACG from Lolium rigidum isolate FL_2022 chromosome 4, APGP_CSIRO_Lrig_0.1, whole genome shotgun sequence encodes the following:
- the LOC124705583 gene encoding auxin response factor 22-like, whose protein sequence is MKEERCLDPQLWHACAGGMVQMPTPRARVFYFPQGHAEHANGGGVAAAELAAALGPRPLPPLVLCSVAGVRFLADPDTDEVFAKIRLVPVGAGDPGLRDPDPLAPDQPEAREKLASFAKTLTQSDANNGGGFSVPRYCAETIFPKLDYRADPPVQTVLAKDVHGEVWKFRHIYRGTPRRHLLTTGWSTFVNQKKLVAGDSIVFLRTEHGELCVGIRRAKRVTCGGMECISGWNAPGYGGFSAFLKDEENKMMSGPGGGGYVKGRGKVKIADVVEAASLAASGQPFEVVYYPRASTPEFVVKAAAMQAAMRIHWCPGMRFKMAFETEDSSRISWFMGTISSVQVADPIRWQNSPWRLLQVTWDEPDLLQNVKCVSPWLVELVSSIPPIHLGPFSPPRKKLRVPQHPDFPFDGHLFNPIFHGNPLGPSNSHLCCYPDNSPASIQGARHAQFGLPLTDHQLNKLHLGLFQGGGFNRFDALTPSSRIPKGFVISSAPAHDSVSCVLTIGTPQSAEKSDDRKTPHIMLFGKAILTEQQITSSGSRETLSSGATGNSSPKGNATKAGNVSDGSGSSICIGFSSQGHEASDLGLEAGHCKVFMESEDVGRTIDLSVFGSYEELYGRLSDMFGIEKEEIISHLRYRDTAGAVMHTGELPFSDFMKVARRLTIITGENGRLPKPLMECMVQRV